The following proteins come from a genomic window of Nocardioides albertanoniae:
- the yidC gene encoding membrane protein insertase YidC: MSVLAPVSHALAAALAGAHHVLAFAGDNASWLLAIAAVVVLVRLVLLPLTIRGVRTAHASARARPQLQALTKKYTKKSKSGTQSQADMMAMMEERRKINEEHGVPRFAMLAAFAQLPIFLALYHLLSDVSRNTAVGAMSDGLVASLGRATFLGTPLTGHGYLSGDTTHLVITLGLAATAAAVSFLSQRLWVLPNMVRADMPESMIRIQELMPVISAGGMLLAGSTVPLALLVYWVISGLWTAGQAAVIHHWFPTPGSPAAERRTVRLQPA; encoded by the coding sequence ATGTCCGTCCTCGCCCCCGTCTCGCACGCCCTCGCTGCCGCCCTCGCCGGAGCCCACCACGTCCTCGCCTTCGCCGGCGACAATGCCAGCTGGCTGCTGGCCATCGCGGCCGTCGTGGTGCTGGTGCGGCTCGTACTGCTGCCGCTCACGATCCGCGGCGTACGCACCGCCCACGCCTCCGCCCGCGCCCGCCCGCAGCTCCAGGCACTGACGAAGAAGTACACCAAGAAGAGCAAGTCCGGCACCCAGAGCCAGGCCGACATGATGGCGATGATGGAGGAGCGCCGGAAGATCAACGAGGAGCACGGCGTGCCCCGGTTCGCGATGCTCGCCGCGTTCGCTCAGCTGCCGATCTTCCTGGCGCTCTACCACCTGCTCTCCGACGTCAGCCGGAACACCGCGGTCGGGGCGATGAGCGACGGCCTGGTCGCCTCCCTCGGCAGAGCGACCTTCCTCGGCACCCCGCTCACCGGGCACGGCTACCTCTCCGGCGACACCACCCACCTGGTGATCACCCTCGGCCTCGCCGCCACCGCGGCCGCGGTCAGCTTCCTGAGCCAGCGGCTATGGGTGCTGCCCAACATGGTGCGCGCCGACATGCCCGAGTCGATGATCCGCATCCAGGAGCTGATGCCTGTCATCTCCGCGGGCGGGATGCTGCTCGCCGGCAGCACCGTGCCGCTCGCCCTGCTCGTCTACTGGGTGATCAGCGGCCTGTGGACCGCGGGGCAGGCGGCGGTGATCCACCACTGGTTCCCCACGCCCGGCTCCCCTGCCGCCGAGCGCCGGACGGTCAGGTTGCAGCCGGCCTGA
- a CDS encoding GNAT family N-acetyltransferase: MTIEVRPATVFEDVRTLVGPKRPESNVCWCLSYRIPSKLNNELRGPARGDKVRELLGSGPLGVLAYDGDEPVGWAAIAPRTDTSFARNRKIPHVDDLPVWSLWCIRVRPGHRRQGISHALIDGAVDFARDRGAPAVEAYPLDNQGAKVDQTMAYAGIRKNFEAAGFTHAADTTSVLAGHPRVLMRRDLR; this comes from the coding sequence ATGACCATCGAGGTTCGGCCCGCGACGGTGTTCGAGGACGTACGCACCCTCGTCGGGCCCAAGCGGCCCGAGTCCAACGTGTGCTGGTGCCTCAGCTACCGGATCCCGTCGAAGCTCAACAACGAGCTGCGCGGCCCGGCGCGAGGCGACAAGGTGCGCGAGCTGCTCGGGTCGGGGCCGCTGGGCGTGCTGGCCTACGACGGCGACGAACCGGTCGGCTGGGCGGCGATCGCGCCGCGCACCGACACCTCCTTCGCCCGCAACCGCAAGATCCCGCACGTCGACGACCTGCCCGTCTGGTCGCTGTGGTGCATCCGGGTGCGCCCCGGCCACCGTCGGCAGGGCATCTCGCACGCGCTCATCGACGGTGCGGTCGACTTCGCCCGCGATCGCGGTGCGCCCGCCGTCGAGGCCTATCCGCTCGACAACCAGGGCGCGAAGGTCGACCAGACGATGGCCTACGCCGGCATCCGGAAGAACTTCGAGGCCGCGGGGTTCACCCACGCCGCCGACACCACGTCCGTGCTCGCCGGCCACCCGCGCGTGCTGATGCGTCGCGATCTGCGATGA
- a CDS encoding NAD(P)H-dependent flavin oxidoreductase: MSTTPTFRTPLTELTGVEHPIVQTGMGWVAGPRLVSATANAGALGILASATMTLDELEKAIVEVKSRTDKPFGVNLRADASDAPDRCRLLIDHGVKVASFALAPKPELISKLKEHGIVVMPSIGAAKHAKKVASWGADMVMIQGGEGGGHTGAVPTTLLLPSVLDAVDIPVVAAGGFFDGRGLAAAMSYGAAGIGMGTRFLLTADSAVPEEVRQRYLSFGLDGTVVTTKADGMPHRLLRTEFIDTLEKEGITAKLARTIKRTRQFKEMSGLPWKTLVKDGRTMVHGGDRTWAEVVLAANTPMLLRAGLVEGDTDAGMLSSGQVVGLLDDLPTCEELVDRIVSQAAERLKHLDAARV; the protein is encoded by the coding sequence ATGAGCACCACACCCACATTTCGTACGCCGCTGACCGAGCTGACCGGGGTCGAGCATCCGATCGTGCAGACCGGCATGGGCTGGGTGGCCGGGCCGCGGCTGGTCTCCGCGACCGCCAATGCCGGCGCGCTCGGCATCCTGGCCTCGGCGACGATGACGCTCGACGAGCTGGAGAAAGCGATCGTCGAGGTCAAGAGCCGCACCGACAAACCGTTCGGCGTCAACCTGCGCGCCGACGCCTCCGACGCCCCCGACCGCTGCCGGCTGCTGATCGACCACGGGGTGAAGGTCGCGAGCTTCGCCCTTGCGCCCAAGCCCGAGCTGATCAGCAAGCTCAAGGAGCACGGCATCGTCGTGATGCCGTCGATCGGCGCGGCCAAGCACGCGAAGAAGGTGGCGAGCTGGGGCGCCGACATGGTGATGATCCAGGGCGGCGAGGGCGGCGGCCACACCGGAGCCGTCCCGACGACCCTGCTCCTCCCGTCGGTCCTCGACGCCGTCGACATCCCCGTCGTCGCCGCGGGCGGCTTCTTCGACGGCCGCGGTCTCGCGGCGGCGATGTCCTACGGCGCCGCGGGCATCGGCATGGGCACACGCTTCCTGCTCACCGCCGACTCCGCCGTCCCCGAGGAGGTGCGGCAGCGCTATCTGAGCTTCGGCCTCGACGGCACCGTCGTGACCACGAAGGCCGACGGCATGCCACACCGCCTGCTCCGCACCGAGTTCATCGACACGCTGGAGAAGGAGGGCATCACCGCGAAGCTGGCCCGCACGATCAAGCGCACCAGGCAGTTCAAGGAGATGTCCGGCCTGCCCTGGAAGACCCTGGTCAAGGACGGCCGCACCATGGTCCATGGCGGCGACCGCACCTGGGCCGAGGTGGTGCTCGCCGCCAACACTCCGATGCTCCTGCGCGCCGGCCTCGTCGAGGGCGACACCGACGCCGGCATGCTCTCCAGCGGCCAGGTCGTCGGCCTCCTCGACGACCTCCCGACCTGCGAGGAGCTCGTCGACCGCATCGTCAGCCAGGCCGCCGAGCGCCTCAAACACCTGGACGCGGCCCGCGTCTGA
- a CDS encoding enoyl-CoA hydratase family protein: MSISTEVTDEQIAVVTMSHPPVNALPVKGWFEVADAVTTAAENGARVVILRAEGKGFNAGVDIKEMQQIEGFEGILGANRGCYAAFKAIYECPVPVIAAVNGFCLGGGVGLVGNADTIVASDDAFFGVPEVDRGALGAATHLSRLVPQHMLRTLYFTAQTITAQRLHELGSVHQVVPRDKLDEAALEVARQVATKDPRVIRAAKAALNGIDPIDVNASYRFEQGFTYELNLAGVADERRDAFVKDGK; this comes from the coding sequence ATGAGCATCTCCACCGAGGTCACCGACGAGCAGATCGCCGTCGTCACGATGAGCCACCCACCGGTGAACGCGTTGCCGGTGAAGGGCTGGTTCGAGGTCGCCGACGCGGTCACGACCGCCGCCGAGAACGGCGCCCGGGTCGTGATCCTGCGCGCCGAGGGCAAGGGCTTCAACGCCGGCGTCGACATCAAGGAGATGCAGCAGATCGAGGGGTTCGAGGGCATCCTCGGCGCCAACCGCGGCTGCTACGCGGCCTTCAAGGCGATCTACGAGTGCCCGGTGCCGGTCATCGCCGCGGTCAACGGCTTCTGCCTCGGCGGCGGCGTCGGGCTGGTCGGCAACGCCGACACGATCGTGGCCAGCGACGACGCGTTCTTCGGCGTACCCGAGGTCGACCGCGGTGCCCTCGGTGCCGCCACCCACCTGAGCCGGCTGGTGCCGCAGCACATGCTGCGCACGCTCTACTTCACCGCCCAGACCATCACCGCCCAGCGCCTCCACGAGCTGGGCTCGGTCCACCAGGTGGTGCCACGCGACAAGCTCGACGAGGCCGCGCTCGAGGTCGCCCGGCAGGTCGCCACCAAGGACCCGCGGGTCATCCGCGCCGCCAAGGCCGCGCTCAACGGCATCGACCCGATCGACGTGAACGCCTCCTACCGCTTCGAGCAGGGCTTCACCTACGAGCTCAACCTCGCCGGCGTCGCCGACGAGCGCCGCGACGCCTTCGTGAAGGACGGCAAGTGA
- a CDS encoding SDR family oxidoreductase, translated as MGLLDGRIAIVTGAGRGIGRAHALELARHGAKVVVNDFGVSLAGEGTGESPAEQVVSEIVSAGGEAVANAADVADFADAEAMVRQAVETYGGLDILVNNAGFVRDRMLVNTSEEEWDAVIRVHLKGHFATMRHAGAYWRAESKQGRPRAARVINTSSGAGLQGSIGQGTYTAAKAGIAGLTLVAAAEMGRYGVTVNAIAPVAKTRMTEGAFDTSAMALPEDNSPIVAWLASEDAGDVTGRVIEIDGTVVTVENGWAHGPSADAGARWDAADVGPALRKLLGEAPTPENVYGT; from the coding sequence ATGGGACTGCTGGACGGCAGGATCGCGATCGTCACCGGAGCAGGGCGGGGGATCGGCCGGGCGCACGCGCTCGAGCTCGCCCGCCACGGAGCGAAGGTCGTCGTCAACGACTTCGGGGTCTCCCTGGCCGGCGAGGGCACCGGTGAGTCGCCCGCCGAGCAGGTCGTCTCCGAGATCGTCTCCGCAGGTGGGGAGGCGGTTGCCAACGCTGCCGACGTGGCCGACTTCGCGGATGCCGAGGCGATGGTGCGACAGGCGGTCGAGACGTACGGGGGGCTCGACATCCTGGTCAACAACGCCGGGTTCGTGCGCGACCGGATGCTCGTCAACACCTCCGAGGAGGAGTGGGACGCCGTCATCCGGGTGCATCTCAAGGGTCACTTCGCGACCATGCGGCATGCCGGCGCCTACTGGCGCGCCGAGTCGAAGCAGGGGCGGCCGCGGGCGGCGCGGGTCATCAACACCTCCTCCGGTGCGGGCCTGCAGGGGTCGATCGGGCAGGGCACCTACACCGCCGCGAAGGCCGGGATCGCCGGGCTGACCCTCGTTGCGGCCGCCGAGATGGGCCGCTACGGAGTCACCGTCAACGCGATCGCGCCGGTCGCCAAGACCCGGATGACCGAGGGCGCCTTCGACACCTCGGCCATGGCGCTGCCCGAGGACAACAGCCCGATCGTCGCCTGGCTCGCCTCCGAGGACGCCGGCGACGTCACCGGCCGGGTCATCGAGATCGACGGCACCGTCGTCACCGTCGAGAACGGCTGGGCCCACGGCCCCTCCGCCGACGCCGGCGCCCGCTGGGACGCCGCCGACGTCGGCCCCGCCCTCCGCAAGCTCCTTGGTGAGGCGCCGACCCCCGAGAACGTCTACGGCACCTGA
- a CDS encoding SDR family NAD(P)-dependent oxidoreductase has product MTTTLITGGAGGIGSAIARRLAARGDSVVLADMNADRGESLAAELGGLFVRTDVAAPADNERAVAAAIEAYGGLDLAVFTAATPGGTGLSGFDADAYRASSRVNLDGVVYGLAACWEPLRASDGSALVVSSIAGLLGSPDVFYSVAKHALVGLVRGAAMSGATMSPSGSVRVNALCPGFVDTPMLAPMCDALEAAGLPIADPAEVAIAAETVLSSRDTGEAWTVSAGREPELVRPPDIHL; this is encoded by the coding sequence GTGACGACCACCCTCATCACCGGGGGCGCCGGAGGCATCGGGTCCGCCATCGCCCGACGGCTCGCCGCCCGAGGAGACTCGGTGGTCCTCGCCGACATGAACGCCGACCGCGGAGAGTCGCTGGCGGCCGAGCTGGGCGGACTGTTCGTACGCACCGACGTGGCCGCGCCCGCGGACAACGAGCGGGCCGTGGCCGCCGCCATCGAGGCCTACGGCGGCCTGGACCTGGCCGTCTTCACCGCCGCCACTCCCGGCGGCACCGGGCTCTCCGGATTCGATGCCGACGCATATCGAGCGAGCAGCCGGGTCAACCTCGACGGCGTCGTCTACGGCCTGGCGGCCTGCTGGGAGCCGCTGCGCGCGAGCGACGGCTCCGCGCTGGTCGTCTCCAGCATCGCCGGCCTCCTCGGGTCGCCCGACGTCTTCTACTCCGTCGCCAAGCACGCCCTCGTCGGTCTCGTCCGTGGTGCCGCCATGTCGGGAGCGACCATGTCGCCGTCCGGCAGCGTCCGGGTCAACGCGCTCTGCCCCGGCTTCGTCGACACCCCGATGCTCGCGCCGATGTGTGACGCCCTCGAGGCCGCCGGGCTACCGATTGCCGACCCGGCGGAGGTGGCCATCGCAGCGGAGACCGTGCTCAGCAGCCGCGACACCGGCGAGGCCTGGACCGTCAGCGCCGGTCGCGAACCCGAGCTCGTACGCCCTCCCGACATTCACCTCTGA
- a CDS encoding VC0807 family protein gives MSRRDHKELLRRLGPDLLGPVGVYYIARIAGVDQTPALLLAAAVPVLRAVRSYRSEGRVSGLTLFMLAAVGMSAVMSVVTGDPRMLLIRSAWGTAALGLLLLATLLMRRPLLYSAATQIFDEQQRRDWASSWEHHPAFRRVLWACTAAWGVLLVLDATGRVVMALTLPVDVVPLLDDLLLVVVIAAMFVFQRVVGRRMLRRAGLRLDGTRVTPVSS, from the coding sequence ATGAGCAGGCGTGACCACAAGGAGCTCCTACGCAGGCTGGGCCCGGATCTGCTGGGTCCGGTCGGCGTCTACTACATCGCCCGGATCGCCGGGGTCGACCAGACTCCCGCCCTGCTGCTGGCCGCCGCCGTGCCGGTGCTGAGAGCGGTGCGGTCCTACCGCTCCGAGGGCCGGGTCAGCGGCCTGACCCTGTTCATGCTCGCCGCGGTCGGGATGAGCGCCGTGATGTCTGTGGTGACCGGGGATCCACGGATGCTGCTGATCAGATCCGCGTGGGGAACGGCAGCGCTCGGCCTGCTCCTGCTCGCCACGCTGCTGATGCGTCGACCACTGCTCTACAGCGCCGCGACCCAGATCTTCGACGAGCAGCAGCGACGCGACTGGGCATCGAGCTGGGAGCACCACCCAGCCTTCCGCAGGGTGCTGTGGGCATGCACCGCGGCCTGGGGCGTACTCCTCGTGCTCGACGCCACCGGCCGGGTCGTCATGGCGCTCACTTTGCCGGTCGATGTGGTGCCGCTGCTCGACGACCTCCTCCTCGTCGTCGTGATCGCTGCCATGTTCGTCTTCCAGCGGGTCGTCGGCCGCCGGATGCTCCGCAGGGCCGGCCTGCGGCTCGACGGCACCCGGGTCACGCCCGTGTCTTCGTGA
- a CDS encoding TetR/AcrR family transcriptional regulator — MERTLTTEARRAQIVRAAIETIAEVGYPKASFARITARAGLSSPRMISYHFADKHDLLRQIVLDIFTEAAAFMTPRIEADETATGRLRTYVEANLDFLREHPVEIAALTELGPHLRTTVGEGYSGTDAQDFSVSHLATMLAAGQEAGEFRDFDTRSMAVIIRASIDAAAQRVRDGSDVDLDTYTREAVMVVDLAVRKEA, encoded by the coding sequence GTGGAACGGACACTCACGACGGAGGCGCGACGGGCACAGATCGTGCGCGCGGCGATCGAGACGATCGCCGAGGTCGGCTATCCCAAGGCGAGCTTCGCCCGCATCACGGCGCGCGCCGGGCTGAGCAGCCCGCGGATGATCTCCTACCACTTCGCGGACAAGCACGACCTGCTCCGCCAGATCGTGCTCGACATCTTCACCGAGGCCGCCGCGTTCATGACGCCGCGGATCGAGGCCGATGAGACCGCCACCGGCAGACTCCGGACGTACGTCGAAGCCAATCTCGACTTCCTGCGCGAGCATCCGGTGGAGATCGCCGCGCTGACCGAGCTGGGCCCCCACCTGCGCACGACGGTAGGCGAGGGTTACTCCGGCACCGACGCCCAGGACTTCAGCGTCAGCCATCTCGCGACGATGCTCGCCGCCGGCCAGGAGGCAGGCGAGTTCCGCGACTTCGACACGCGCAGCATGGCCGTGATCATCCGGGCGAGCATCGACGCCGCCGCCCAACGCGTACGCGACGGCTCCGACGTCGATCTCGACACCTACACCCGCGAGGCCGTCATGGTCGTAGACCTCGCCGTACGCAAGGAGGCGTGA
- the bla gene encoding class A beta-lactamase: MTHPILSRRAVLGGAAAAATLAATAAASPAAFAADSPSIAALEKRHQRRLGVWATNMRTGRTLAHRADERFPMCSTFKTLLAAQILRDLPARTLQQRLTWDESDVVANSPVTSLTTRNGLTVAQLAEATLTRSDNTAANVLLHLVGGPSAITGFARSLGDTVTRLDRWEPELNSAIPGDPRDTTSPRAIAQTYTRLLLGDALARADRDQLTTWMLANQSTVTRFGAGVPAGWRLADKTGGGDYATRNDVGVTWTPDGAPIVIAALTRSDDPAAQPLDAPLADIAATVCAELA, from the coding sequence ATGACCCACCCGATCCTCAGCCGCCGCGCCGTCCTTGGCGGAGCCGCCGCCGCGGCCACCCTCGCCGCGACCGCGGCCGCCAGCCCAGCGGCATTCGCCGCCGACAGCCCCTCGATCGCCGCGCTCGAGAAGCGACACCAGCGTCGCCTCGGCGTCTGGGCGACGAACATGCGAACCGGGCGCACGCTCGCGCACCGCGCCGACGAACGCTTCCCGATGTGCTCGACGTTCAAGACCCTGCTCGCGGCCCAGATCCTGCGGGACCTGCCTGCGCGTACGCTCCAGCAACGCCTGACCTGGGACGAGTCCGATGTCGTCGCCAACTCTCCGGTCACCTCGCTCACGACACGCAACGGTCTGACGGTGGCACAGCTCGCCGAGGCGACGCTCACGCGGTCCGACAACACCGCGGCCAACGTGCTGCTCCACCTCGTCGGCGGCCCGTCGGCGATCACCGGGTTCGCCCGGTCGCTCGGCGACACCGTGACCCGCCTGGACCGCTGGGAACCCGAGCTCAACAGCGCGATCCCGGGCGACCCGCGCGACACGACGTCGCCGCGAGCGATCGCGCAGACCTACACCAGGCTCCTGCTCGGCGACGCGCTCGCGCGTGCAGATCGCGATCAGCTGACCACCTGGATGCTGGCCAACCAGTCGACCGTCACCCGGTTCGGCGCCGGAGTGCCCGCCGGCTGGCGGCTCGCCGACAAGACCGGCGGCGGCGACTATGCGACCCGCAACGACGTCGGCGTCACCTGGACCCCCGACGGCGCCCCGATCGTCATCGCCGCCCTCACCCGCTCCGACGACCCTGCCGCCCAGCCTCTCGACGCCCCGCTCGCCGACATCGCCGCCACCGTCTGCGCCGAGCTCGCCTGA
- a CDS encoding LysR family transcriptional regulator, translating into MDLLLHLRGFAAVADEMSVSEAAVELGVDQPLLSRRLRALERELGVELLDRSRRQIALTQAGVALLPRARHLIDQADHLLRSVRRFDRERFVVAVPAGCDPALLARLVALVEEAGVGVRLAGAGEEMPDSAAWTVEPCDPDAATWVTALGAATAPGTTPTRASLGSLRPRRSTEATPVLALPRDLDDPGGRLPRAADRAGIGPGTLRRTSHQIAAAEVIAGRATLLCARHEAETYGLVWSPLLDPVLRGHRLVEQPPLPGPLVAGAVREQALALLGACLGATEGGVG; encoded by the coding sequence GTGGACCTACTGCTTCACCTGCGCGGCTTCGCCGCGGTCGCCGACGAGATGAGCGTCTCCGAGGCTGCCGTGGAGCTCGGCGTCGACCAGCCGCTGCTCAGCCGTCGACTGCGTGCCCTCGAGCGCGAGCTGGGCGTGGAGCTGCTCGACCGCAGCCGCCGCCAGATCGCGCTCACCCAGGCGGGCGTGGCGCTCCTGCCGCGCGCCAGGCACCTGATCGACCAGGCCGACCACCTGCTGCGGAGCGTACGCCGCTTCGACCGGGAGAGGTTCGTCGTGGCGGTGCCGGCCGGATGTGATCCGGCTCTGCTCGCGCGGCTCGTGGCGCTCGTGGAGGAGGCCGGGGTCGGCGTACGGCTCGCGGGAGCGGGGGAGGAGATGCCCGATTCGGCCGCGTGGACGGTGGAGCCGTGCGATCCCGACGCGGCCACCTGGGTGACCGCGTTGGGTGCGGCGACCGCTCCCGGGACCACGCCGACCCGGGCGTCGTTGGGGTCGCTGCGCCCCAGGCGGAGCACCGAGGCCACGCCGGTGCTGGCCCTGCCACGCGATCTCGACGATCCCGGCGGCCGGCTTCCGCGCGCGGCTGACCGCGCCGGCATCGGGCCGGGCACACTGCGCCGGACGTCGCACCAGATCGCCGCGGCCGAGGTCATCGCGGGCCGCGCGACACTGCTCTGCGCGCGGCACGAGGCGGAGACGTACGGCCTGGTGTGGTCGCCTCTCCTCGATCCGGTGCTGCGTGGCCACCGTCTGGTCGAGCAGCCGCCGTTGCCCGGGCCGCTCGTCGCCGGAGCCGTCCGAGAGCAGGCGCTCGCGCTGCTCGGTGCCTGTCTCGGTGCCACCGAGGGCGGGGTCGGATGA
- a CDS encoding serine hydrolase, with amino-acid sequence MSSPLIGSDRGLIDLAEVASERFRTLRVSAAFLARDIDTGVEVGVDVGRPMPLASVAKVPLALVVADRIARGEIDGGAMVRLAADARSYGPYGISAFTHDATCSVADLMLMMLGLSDNAAADALFELVAPREVDEQLAEWGLAGLRVRHRMQPMYDYATRIAGDDFALATQLAVEGRRPGGRHVIDSLDVERATVGSPRSCVDLLQRIWLDEIAKPEATELVRRLMSKQVFTHRIAADLLADDIQLAGKTGGFLTLRHEIAVVTHPGGRVAIAVLTDSDRTARIQNDVDLAVAATAREAVEALAARR; translated from the coding sequence ATGAGCTCGCCGCTGATCGGCAGCGACCGGGGGCTGATCGACCTCGCCGAGGTGGCGTCGGAGCGGTTCCGCACCCTTCGGGTCAGCGCCGCCTTCCTCGCCCGCGACATCGACACCGGCGTCGAGGTCGGTGTCGACGTGGGGCGACCGATGCCGCTGGCGTCGGTGGCTAAGGTGCCGCTGGCGCTGGTCGTGGCCGACCGGATCGCCCGTGGCGAGATCGACGGGGGCGCGATGGTGAGGCTGGCCGCTGACGCGCGGAGCTATGGGCCGTACGGCATCTCGGCCTTCACCCACGACGCGACCTGCTCCGTGGCCGACCTGATGCTGATGATGCTAGGCCTCAGCGACAACGCCGCCGCCGACGCGCTCTTCGAGCTCGTGGCACCCCGCGAGGTCGACGAGCAGCTCGCCGAGTGGGGGCTGGCCGGTCTGCGGGTGCGGCACCGGATGCAGCCGATGTACGACTACGCGACCCGGATCGCCGGCGACGACTTCGCCCTCGCCACCCAGCTCGCGGTCGAGGGCCGGCGGCCCGGCGGGCGTCACGTCATCGACTCGCTCGACGTCGAGCGCGCCACCGTCGGCTCGCCGCGCTCCTGTGTCGACCTGCTGCAACGTATCTGGCTCGACGAGATCGCCAAGCCCGAGGCCACCGAGCTGGTGCGACGGCTGATGAGCAAGCAGGTCTTCACCCATCGCATCGCCGCCGACCTGCTCGCCGACGACATCCAGCTCGCCGGCAAGACCGGCGGCTTCCTCACCCTGCGCCACGAGATCGCGGTCGTCACCCACCCCGGTGGCCGCGTCGCCATCGCCGTGCTTACCGACTCCGACCGCACCGCCCGGATCCAGAACGACGTCGACCTCGCCGTCGCCGCCACCGCCCGCGAGGCCGTCGAAGCTCTCGCCGCCCGCCGCTGA
- a CDS encoding MFS transporter, which translates to MRSPFGFLRGLIPPTPLSRRLATQSLLFAAGDGTFTTASAFYLVVFVGLTPAQIGIGLTVAGIASFLTAYPMGRLADRVGPRRIWAISAAGSAASFSLMPFIHGFWAYLAVVVVFEVVNNAGGAGRNAYVLDVLPEKERVQTQAFMYSSLNLGFTVGALIAGVALALDTDTVLKWGVPFLATAVGVANAFWITRLPKAPHDERRVSGEAAIVKVGPGALRNVGWLLVTTFTGTMWTNQVLLHTVIPLWLVEYTDSPRWLLAWLFATNTVLCIVLPAYTSQGVHHVRDALRRVWWSSGFFVAACAITLFTHDTRGFLTIFLVWFGHVAVTGAELAISSASWALQAELMDPDRRGEYEGVAGIGRQLGGAWAPALFTFLAMGWHPDFYRGAGWIVIAAIIVAAAAAMGPSTKMAVRFKQTHFPREEEPDPAAV; encoded by the coding sequence GTGCGATCTCCGTTCGGCTTCCTCCGCGGTCTGATCCCGCCGACGCCGTTGTCGCGTCGTCTGGCGACGCAGTCGTTGCTGTTCGCGGCGGGTGACGGCACGTTCACGACCGCGTCGGCGTTCTACCTGGTCGTGTTCGTGGGGCTGACCCCGGCGCAGATCGGCATCGGGCTGACGGTGGCCGGGATCGCCTCGTTCCTCACCGCCTATCCGATGGGGCGGCTGGCCGACAGGGTCGGCCCGCGGCGCATCTGGGCGATCAGCGCCGCCGGGAGCGCGGCCTCGTTCTCGCTGATGCCGTTCATCCACGGCTTCTGGGCCTATCTGGCGGTCGTCGTGGTCTTCGAGGTCGTCAACAACGCGGGCGGCGCGGGCCGCAACGCGTACGTCCTCGACGTCCTCCCGGAGAAGGAGCGGGTCCAGACCCAGGCGTTCATGTACTCGAGCCTCAACCTCGGGTTCACCGTCGGCGCCCTGATCGCCGGCGTCGCGCTCGCGCTGGACACCGACACCGTGCTCAAGTGGGGCGTGCCGTTCCTGGCCACCGCGGTCGGCGTGGCCAACGCCTTCTGGATCACCCGGCTGCCGAAGGCACCGCACGACGAACGTCGCGTGTCGGGCGAGGCCGCGATCGTGAAGGTCGGGCCGGGCGCGCTGCGCAACGTCGGCTGGCTGCTGGTCACCACGTTCACCGGCACGATGTGGACCAACCAGGTGCTGCTGCACACCGTGATTCCGCTGTGGCTGGTCGAATACACCGACTCCCCGCGCTGGCTGCTGGCCTGGCTCTTCGCGACCAACACCGTGCTCTGCATCGTGCTCCCGGCCTACACCTCCCAGGGGGTCCATCACGTCCGTGACGCGTTGCGGCGGGTGTGGTGGAGCAGCGGGTTCTTCGTGGCCGCGTGCGCGATCACCCTGTTCACCCACGACACCCGCGGGTTCCTCACCATCTTCCTGGTCTGGTTCGGCCATGTGGCCGTGACGGGCGCGGAGCTCGCGATCAGCTCGGCCTCCTGGGCCCTGCAGGCCGAGCTCATGGACCCCGACCGGCGAGGGGAGTACGAAGGCGTCGCCGGCATCGGCCGCCAGCTCGGCGGTGCGTGGGCGCCGGCGCTGTTCACCTTCCTCGCCATGGGCTGGCACCCCGACTTCTACCGCGGCGCCGGCTGGATCGTGATCGCCGCCATCATCGTCGCTGCCGCGGCCGCGATGGGCCCCTCGACGAAGATGGCCGTACGTTTCAAGCAGACCCACTTCCCGCGGGAAGAGGAGCCGGACCCGGCTGCGGTCTAG